From the genome of Canis lupus familiaris isolate Mischka breed German Shepherd chromosome 8, alternate assembly UU_Cfam_GSD_1.0, whole genome shotgun sequence, one region includes:
- the INSM2 gene encoding insulinoma-associated protein 2: MPRGFLVKRTKRTGGSYRVRPAERVLPLLGPQGAPPFPEEASSAPQPGAQQVAAPTLEQAAAARDLSGSPCRAARVSPGEGGQEGDAAWRADGSGGPGPSPSPTKPAGAELRRAFLERCLSSPVSAESFPGGAAAVAAFSCSAAPAAAPTSGEQFLLPIRAPFPEPELHPDPAPLAAALHGLKRAAGNERRAKAPPGCTSGPAAAGVKKPKAMRKLSFADEVTTSPVLGLKIKEEEPGAPSRGPGGSRTPLGEFICQLCKEQYADPFALAQHRCSRIVRVEYRCPECDKVFSCPANLASHRRWHKPRPAAANAATVSSADGKPPPSSSSTSPDSGAVASFLAEGKEDSRAERAADQHLPARDSSREAQHQDSAPHQGLQVLSHPEPALPQVPCTEGVLGRRVPGSGSASGVGGPEVFMCPYCHKKFRRQAYLRKHLGTHEAGSARALAPGFGSEHGAPPAFACPLCGAHFPSADIRDKHRLWHALREELLLPALAGAPPEAPSPGGASDGSAQQIFSCKHCPSTFFSSPGLTRHINKCHPSESRQVLLLQMPLRPGC, encoded by the coding sequence ATGCCGAGGGGCTTCCTGGTAAAGCGAACTAAACGGACGGGCGGCTCCTACCGAGTGCGCCCAGCTGAGCGGGTCTTGCCCctgctggggccccagggggcGCCGCCCTTCCCCGAGGAGGCTTCCAGTGCCCCCCAGCCCGGTGCGCAGCAGGTGGCAGCCCCCACCTTGGagcaggcggcggcggcccgTGACCTGTCGGGGTCGCCCTGTCGGGCGGCTAGGGTGAGCCCGGGGGAGGGCGGGCAGGAAGGTGATGCGGCGTGGAGGGCGGATGGCAGCGGGGGTCccgggcccagccccagccccacgaAGCCGGCGGGCGCGGAGCTGCGCCGGGCATTCCTGGAGCGCTGCCTCAGCTCACCCGTCTCTGCAGAGTCCTTCCCCGGGGGTGCCGCCGCGGTGGCTGCTTTCTCCTGCTCGGCGGCGCCAGCAGCTGCACCGACCTCGGGGGAGCAGTTCCTGCTGCCGATCCGGGCACCGTTCCCAGAGCCGGAGCTCCATCCAGACCCTGCGCCCCTCGCGGCCGCCCTGCACGGCCTGAAGCGGGCAGCTGGCAACGAGCGCCGTGCCAAGGCACCTCCGGGCTGCACGTCTGGACCTGCGGCCGCCGGAGTCAAGAAGCCGAAGGCCATGAGGAAGTTGAGCTTCGCCGATGAAGTGACCACGTCCCCTGTCCTGGGCCTGAAGATCAAGGAGGAGGAGCCCGGAGCGCCgtcccggggccccgggggcagcCGCACGCCGCTGGGGGAGTTTATCTGCCAGCTATGCAAGGAGCAGTACGCAGACCCCTTCGCTCTGGCTCAGCACCGCTGCTCCCGCATCGTACGCGTCGAGTACCGCTGTCCCGAGTGCGACAAGGTCTTCAGCTGCCCGGCGAACCTCGCCTCCCATCGCCGCTGGCACAAACCGCGTCCCGCAGCGGCAAATGCTGCCACGGTCTCTTCAGCCGACGGGAAGCCGCCTCCCTCGTCTTCCTCGACCTCCCCAGACTCTGGGGCTGTTGCATCTTTCTTGGCGGAGGGGAAGGAGGACAGCCGGGCAGAGCGAGCGGCAGATCAGCACCTGCCGGCGAGGGACAGCTCCAGGGAGGCGCAGCACCAGGACAGCGCCCCACACCAGGGCCTCCAGGTGCTGTCCCATCCCGAGCCGGCCCTGCCTCAGGTCCCCTGCACGGAGGGGGTGTTAGGGCGCCGGGTGCCTGGGTCAGGTAGTGCCAGTGGTGTCGGGGGACCCGAGGTCTTCATGTGCCCATATTGCCACAAAAAGTTCCGTCGCCAAGCCTATCTGCGCAAGCACCTAGGCACTCACGAGGCAGGCTCCGCTCGTGCGCTTGCCCCGGGCTTTGGCTCCGAACACGGTGCCCCACCGGCCTTCGCTTGCCCACTGTGCGGGGCGCACTTCCCGTCCGCAGACATCAGGGACAAGCACCGGCTGTGGCACGCGCTCCGCGAGGAGCTGCTCCTGCCTGCTCTGGCCGGGGCGCCCCCTGAAGCGCCGAGCCCAGGCGGAGCGTCCGACGGGAGTGCTCAGCAAATTTTCTCGTGCAAGCACTGCCCTTCCACCTTTTTTAGCTCCCCGGGGCTGACCCGGCACATAAATAAGTGTCACCCCTCAGAAAGTCGGCAGGTACTGCTGCTGCAGATGCCGTTGCGGCCTGGCTGTTGA